From Vigna radiata var. radiata cultivar VC1973A unplaced genomic scaffold, Vradiata_ver6 scaffold_281, whole genome shotgun sequence, a single genomic window includes:
- the LOC106779433 gene encoding uncharacterized protein LOC106779433, producing the protein MKKDVPRHWDNDCEEAFSKVKGILTSPPIMARPTEGFDLQLYLAASSHSISAALIQEHPDFKLIYFISRTLQGPEERYSHVEQVALALLTAARRLRPYFHSHQVVVRTNHPIAKILRKPDLAGKIVAWAIELSEFGLQYEPLGSVKGQHLADFIAEAYHPEEPNIWHLNVDGSSDKRGGGAGIMLEGPGNLLVEQAIRFNFQLSNNQAEYEALVSGLLLAKELEVNHLECKMDSQLVVGQLNGTFQVKDDHLLRYYHKVNDLIKSFTSFSVTHIPRSQNSLADLLSKLTHSRDKSQLSSVIKTTLHKPLLEAYAANVTTPRTDWRQDIIQLMIHQEQGGRLSILDSKRIARYMLVGDDLYRRGYTTPLLKCLSEEEAKYVMQELHQGICGSHSGKRMMKAKALRARFYWPSMEQDCATFV; encoded by the coding sequence atgaaaaaggaCGTGCCTCGACATTGGGACAACGATTGCGAAGAGGCCTTTTCTAAGGTGAAAGGTATCTTGACCAGTCCTCCTATTATGGCCCGTCCAACCGAGGGGTTCGATCTACAACTCTATCTAGCTGCATCCAGCCACTCGATAAGTGCAGCCCTCATCCAGGAACACCCTGATTTTAAACTGATATATTTTATCAGCCGAACCCTACAGGGACCAGAAGAAAGGTACTCTCATGTAGAGCAAGTGGCACTCGCCTTACTCACAGCGGCACGACGTCTCCGACCGTATTTCCATAGTCATCAGGTTGTCGTCCGGACGAATCATCCGATCGCCAAAATTCTTCGCAAACCTGATTTAGCCGGCAAAATTGTGGCATGGGCGATCGAGCTATCTGAATTTGGTTTGCAATATGAGCCTCTAGGTTCTGTTAAGGGTCAGCACTTAGCCGACTTCATAGCAGAAGCGTACCATCCGGAAGAACCCAACATTTGGCATCTCAATGTAGATGGGTCCTCTGACAAAAGAGGAGGCGGCGCCGGCATAATGTTAGAAGGTCCAGGCAATCTTCTAGTCGAACAGGCAATTCGCTTCAACTTTCAGCTCAGCAACAATCAGGCGGAATATGAGGCTCTCGTTAGTGGCTTGTTATTGGCCAAAGAGCTGGAAGTCAATCATCTGGAGTGCAAAATGGACTCTCAGTTGGTTGTGGGCCAACTTAATGGTACTTTTCAGGTTAAAGACGACCATTTGCTGCGATATTATCACAAGGTCAATGATTTGATCAAATCATTCACCAGTTTCTCTGTGACTCACATACCCCGATCACAAAATTCCCTAGCGGATCTATTGTCAAAGTTGACTCATTCTCGAGACAAATCCCAACTATCTTCAGTGATTAAAACTACGCTGCACAAGCCTTTGTTGGAAGCATATGCCGCTAACGTAACTACACCACGAACTGACTGGCGGCAAGATATAATACAACTCATGATTCATCAAGAACAGGGAGGACGCCTCAGCATACTCGATTCTAAACGAATCGCCCGTTACATGCTAGTGGGAGACGACCTCTACCGGCGCGGTTACACTACCCCATTACTCAAATGCTTATCAGAGGAGGAGGCAAAATACGTTATGCAAGAGTTACATCAGGGGATTTGCGGTTCACATTCAGGAAAAAGGATGATGAAAGCTAAAGCTCTACGAGCCAGATTCTACTGGCCCTCTATGGAACAAGATTGTGCAACTTTCGTATAG